One segment of Plasmodium gaboni strain SY75 chromosome 3, whole genome shotgun sequence DNA contains the following:
- a CDS encoding putative phosphatidylinositol 3- and 4-kinase, which translates to MGSSSLPMSQQMYFSTHNALRINEENDVINTLFYEINGSRHISLLIFPFYDVQMLKRLLIKKLNLPGGVKVNDIIIFYKGIKLPNYRIISTYIDNNNNRNDKKKKKKRINKLYWAIKDTNPNASIRVIDSSKNYPEFFEDILNEIKLSFKKNIAPKLTMDGTGGTYLLYNAKKKICSVFKPLDEEAFAPFNPRGYEGKMYQEGFRAGVLSGEGASREIAAYLLDNCYNNFSNVPCTIMVEACNPHFNNKSKLKYVDKETNLKWKCGSLQEFIDSRESVGNYDYKQFSIRDIHKIAILDIRVMNLDRNDGNILVSPLKTLKDSCNQFVYRNNKFASSNNEDILKRIITIDKKPSRYTLIPIDHGLILPHIMDVAEIDLVWFEWPQIKIPLDDEELEVVFSFDPDKDAEKIRNKLLIREDCIRTMRVCTRLLQIGAKMHLTLYEIARISTRKNIDEESILEHLVKDSITQAYQMMDYTSLMSTNRLGYILDLAEIKMNKKKKNIKSKTVEINDDKILNQLYEKNEENIFFNEKRETTPGEESLKSSLSLKKDHQNIQSNIYNKNISSNNIMRDADEMMSINSSSNTTNSIKNVRIANETYKNIYNNNVIKNKNLENIDLMNITKQVNNINLCLNIKKEDNEINKDKNDISLQQNNINNSPLNSMISANNECANTTENKNMTIQLKKETLSINSSDHVLNKPLDSLLNEPLDNLLENISAAVSEVSQASQVSEVSIVSDLSDISNHTSNPSDKIKVDRKVKKKKKKKDCDNMDGYQKDQMDYANGDDGHKINSDDNIIKKEDKMINQVKSNLNHNEEEEEEEEEEEEEEEEENDDYEVAFKKPSGTIKRISENTGTAYRSMEMNKINSIWMIRDKNNKIINVKWENKIFEKLFFETFENYIKKYINDYHPDWRNYPYNGSKISTTKHAYLNNIK; encoded by the exons atggGAAGCAGTAGCTTGCCGATGTCCCAACAAATGTATTTTAGTACACACAATGCATTAAgaataaatgaagaaaatgatgttataaatactttattttatgaaataaatGGAAGTCGACATATAAgtttattaatatttccATTTTATGATGTTCAAATGTTAAAAAGATTATTGATTAAGAAATTAAATTTACCAGGTGGTGTTAAAGTAAATgatatcattatattttataaagGAATAAAATTACCAAATTATCGTATTATAAGTAcatatatagataataataataatagaaatgataaaaaaaaaaaaaaaaaaagaattaataaattatattgGGCTATCAAAGATACTAATCCAAATGCTTCTATACGTGTTATTGATAGTTCTAAGAATTATCCAGAATTTTTtgaagatatattaaatgaaattaaattatcatttaaaaaaaacattgCTCCTAAATTAACTATGGATGGTACCGGAGGGACctatttattatataatgcaaaaaaaaaaatatgttcTGTCTTTAAACCTTTAGATGAAGAAGCATTTGCTCCTTTCAATCCTCGGGGTTATGAAGGCAAAATGTATCAAGAGGGTTTTCGTGCTGGCGTATTATCTGGTGAGGGTGCTAGTAGAGAAATTGCAGCTTATCTATTAGATaattgttataataattttagTAATGTTCCTTGTACTATTATGGTCGAAGCTTGTAATCctcattttaataataaaagtaaattaaaatatgttGATAAAGAAACCAACTTAAAATGGAAATGTGGATCATTACAAGAATTTATTGATTCTAGAGAAAGCGTAGGAAATTATGATTATAAACAATTTAGTATAAGAgatattcataaaattgCAATCTTAGATATTAGAGTAATGAACCTAGATAGAAATGATGGTAATATATTAGTCTCTCCTTTGAAAACATTAAAAGATTCTTGTAACCAGTTTGtttatagaaataataaatttgCAAGTTCTAATAATGAGGATATCTTGAAGAGAATCATCACAATAGACAAAAAGCCTTCCCG ATATACTTTAATACCTATAGATCATGGGCTTATACTTCCCCACATTATGGACGTTGCTGAAATTGATTTGGTGTGGTTTGAATGGCCCCAAATAAAG ATTCCTTTAGATGATGAAGAGCTGGAAGTTGTCTTTTCGTTCGATCCAGATAAAGATGCCGAAAAAATACGAAACAAATTACTAATAAGAGAAGATTGTATACGTACTATGAGGGTATGTACACGGCTTTTACAAATAGGAGCAAAAATGCATCTAACCTTATATGAAATAGCAAGGATAAGTACCAGGAAAAATATTGACGAAGAATCGATCCTAGAGCACCTAGTAAAGGATTCAATCACACAG gCTTACCAAATGATGGATTATACATCCCTTATGAGCACAAACAGATTAGGATACATCCTAGATCTGGCCGaaattaaaatgaataagaaaaaaaaaaatatcaaaagTAAAACCGTAGAAATTAATGATGATAAGATATTAAATCAGCTctatgaaaaaaatgaagaaaatattttttttaatgagAAGAGAGAAACAACACCAGGAGAGGAAAGCTTGAAAAGTTCTCTGagtttaaaaaaagatcatcaaaatatacaatcgaatatttataataaaaatattagtagtaataatataatgaGAGATGCTGATGAAATGATGTCAATTAACAGTTCTTCAAACACAACCAAtagtataaaaaatgttagAATAGCAAATGAaacttataaaaatatatacaacaataatgtgataaaaaataaaaacttagaaaatattgatttgatgaatataacaaaacaagttaacaatataaatttgtgtttaaatataaaaaaagaagataatgaaataaataaagataaaaatgatatcAGTCTtcaacaaaataatataaataactCTCCTTTGAATTCTATGATAAGTGCTAATAACGAATGTGCAAACACAAcagaaaataaaaatatgacCATACagttaaaaaaagaaaccTTATCAATTAATTCATCAGATCATGTATTAAATAAACCATTAGATAGTTTATTAAATGAACCATTAGATAATTTGttagaaaatatttctGCTGCAGTATCGGAAGTATCACAAGCATCACAAGTATCAGAAGTATCAATAGTATCAGACTTATCAGACATTTCTAATCATACATCCAACCCTTctgataaaataaaagtcGATAGGAAGGttaaaaagaagaagaaaaaaaaagactGTGATAATATGGATGGCTATCAAAAGGATCAAATGGATTATGCAAATGGTGATGACGGCCATAAAATTAATAGCGATGataatatcataaaaaaagaagataaaATGATAAACCAGGTGAAAAGTAATTTAAATCATAATGAAGAAGAGGAGGAGGAAGAAGAAGAGGAAGAAGAggaagaagaagaagaaaatgatgatTATGAAGTAGCATTCAAAAAACCCTCAGGTActataaaaagaataagTGAAAATACAGGAACAGCATATAGAAGTATGGAGatgaataaaattaattcTATATGGATGATAAgagataaaaataataaaataataaatgtaaaatgggagaataaaatatttgagaaattattttttgaaacatttgaaaattatataaaaaaatatattaatgattATCATCCGGATTGGAGGAATTATCCATATAACGGATCAAAAATATCAACAACAAAACATGCTTAtctaaataatataaaatga